A region from the Deltaproteobacteria bacterium genome encodes:
- the mvaD gene encoding diphosphomevalonate decarboxylase → MRSSFSEVATTRPRLPLRSPRLGGIYYPRALARKACASCARTCERRLKMSSSRDTDFQVTVEVPSNIALVKYWGKRDPERQWPANDSLSMTLNAAKSITTARVVRGVGGDTLRREDQNGKLVTVDPSDKALRHVAFLRRELALDGALDIATRNTFPTGCGIASSASGLGALTLAAIGAWTGSSSFAELAAAGFDRERLAALARLGSGSACRSFHSGYVLWSAGLEPDAQSVMQVYDHEHWQLADLICIVSREEKAISSSAGHLTAATSPLYRPRLAGLPERMRRVRAALAARDLDALGVQIEAEALEMHAVMMTATPSLRYLHDASCELITWLRNERESRGLPAYFTIDAGPNIHVICQHGDRDKIATRILAAFPQVTLISDCTGSGPRITGRQLA, encoded by the coding sequence ATGCGGTCCTCATTTTCGGAAGTAGCGACGACGCGGCCAAGGTTGCCGCTGCGGTCGCCCCGCTTGGGTGGCATTTACTACCCTCGAGCTTTGGCGCGCAAGGCCTGCGCATCATGCGCACGAACATGCGAGAGGAGACTTAAGATGAGCTCATCCCGTGACACCGATTTTCAGGTAACGGTCGAGGTCCCAAGCAACATCGCCCTCGTAAAATATTGGGGCAAACGTGATCCGGAGCGGCAATGGCCCGCCAACGACTCGCTGTCGATGACGCTTAACGCCGCAAAATCCATCACCACGGCACGCGTTGTCCGTGGTGTCGGGGGCGACACGCTGCGACGCGAAGATCAAAACGGCAAGCTGGTCACGGTCGATCCAAGTGACAAGGCGCTGCGTCACGTTGCATTTCTGCGTCGTGAACTCGCCCTGGACGGAGCGCTCGATATTGCAACGCGCAACACGTTCCCTACCGGCTGCGGCATAGCCTCGAGTGCGAGCGGCCTGGGTGCGCTCACCTTGGCGGCGATCGGTGCTTGGACTGGCAGCAGCTCATTTGCAGAGCTTGCGGCCGCCGGCTTTGACCGTGAACGTCTAGCCGCTCTTGCCAGACTGGGATCGGGCAGCGCCTGTCGTAGCTTTCACAGCGGCTACGTGCTGTGGAGCGCAGGCCTAGAGCCTGATGCACAGAGTGTGATGCAGGTTTATGACCACGAGCACTGGCAACTGGCAGACTTGATCTGCATTGTCTCGCGGGAAGAGAAGGCGATCAGTTCATCTGCCGGACATCTGACTGCAGCCACGAGTCCCCTGTACCGCCCGCGGCTAGCCGGACTACCCGAGAGGATGCGTCGGGTGCGCGCTGCGCTTGCCGCCCGGGATTTAGACGCCCTAGGCGTGCAAATTGAGGCCGAGGCGCTAGAAATGCATGCCGTCATGATGACGGCAACACCGAGCCTCCGGTACCTGCACGATGCTAGCTGCGAACTTATCACATGGCTGAGGAACGAGCGGGAGTCCAGAGGACTACCAGCCTATTTCACCATCGATGCCGGACCCAACATTCACGTGATCTGTCAGCATGGGGATCGCGACAAGATTGCTACCCGCATTTTGGCGGCATTCCCCCAGGTGACCCTGATCAGCGACTGCACGGGTAGTGGTCCGCGTATCACGGGGAGGCAGCTCGCATGA
- a CDS encoding hydroxymethylglutaryl-CoA reductase, degradative produces the protein MDVKSAKTNRPATATTEPQADYGTAQEREDSELASDRKPEAQSSRLPGFYELPRSERLRAVQSFSRLGDGDIDALGHAGNLRGELIDVFIENGVGTFGLPLGIATNFKVNGRDVLVPMAVEETSVLAAASHGAKLARAGGGFNASSTAPVMTGQIQLMLQHECDYDAVLQERKQQLIEYANRGQDRLLARGGGAVDLTWHFIPEIRSLVLHLHINTCDAMGANIVNTMAERVSTLMPELLPVDIGLRILTNLTDRRMTEVSCRVPKAALTTAEFEGARVAARIVMAYQFAAHDVHRAATNNKGIMNGIDPVVIATGNDWRAVEAGAHAYASLSGRYLPMAKWSLDDAGDLIGQLKLPLAVGVVGGVTRLHPSAQAALSLLGQPDAQELANIIAAVGLAQNLSALRALASEGIQRGHMSLHRSNLDLLDRRGASKE, from the coding sequence ATGGACGTAAAATCAGCAAAGACTAACCGCCCAGCAACAGCAACCACTGAGCCCCAGGCGGACTACGGCACCGCCCAGGAGCGTGAGGACAGCGAACTTGCCAGCGACCGGAAACCTGAGGCTCAGTCTTCCAGACTCCCAGGCTTCTATGAATTGCCGCGGTCAGAGCGCCTACGTGCCGTGCAGAGTTTTTCGCGGCTTGGCGACGGTGACATCGACGCCCTTGGTCATGCTGGTAATCTGCGCGGAGAGCTCATCGACGTATTTATTGAAAACGGTGTCGGCACCTTTGGCCTGCCGCTAGGGATCGCCACTAATTTTAAGGTCAACGGGCGTGATGTCCTCGTGCCCATGGCAGTGGAAGAAACTAGCGTGCTGGCTGCCGCTAGCCACGGCGCTAAGCTGGCAAGGGCGGGAGGCGGCTTTAACGCCAGCAGCACAGCTCCGGTCATGACTGGCCAAATCCAACTCATGCTGCAGCATGAGTGTGACTATGACGCCGTGCTGCAAGAGCGTAAACAACAATTAATTGAGTACGCCAATCGTGGCCAGGATCGCCTGCTGGCGCGCGGTGGTGGCGCGGTTGATCTCACCTGGCACTTCATACCTGAGATCCGCAGTCTGGTGCTGCATTTACACATCAACACCTGCGATGCTATGGGCGCTAACATCGTCAACACCATGGCTGAACGCGTTTCGACGCTGATGCCAGAGCTGCTGCCGGTTGATATTGGCCTACGCATCCTGACCAACTTGACAGACCGTCGTATGACCGAGGTCAGTTGCCGGGTGCCAAAGGCAGCACTGACGACGGCAGAGTTTGAGGGCGCGCGGGTGGCTGCACGTATCGTGATGGCTTACCAATTTGCGGCCCACGATGTGCACCGCGCCGCCACTAACAACAAAGGGATCATGAACGGCATTGACCCGGTCGTCATCGCCACAGGCAACGACTGGCGCGCGGTGGAAGCAGGGGCACACGCCTATGCAAGTCTGAGCGGCAGGTATTTGCCCATGGCCAAGTGGTCGCTAGACGATGCTGGTGATCTTATCGGTCAGCTTAAATTACCGCTGGCAGTAGGGGTCGTTGGTGGCGTGACAAGACTACATCCGTCGGCCCAGGCAGCCCTGAGCTTGCTTGGACAACCAGACGCACAAGAGCTTGCCAATATCATCGCAGCTGTGGGGCTAGCGCAGAATCTCTCAGCACTGCGCGCTCTGGCATCAGAGGGGATTCAACGCGGTCACATGAGTCTGCACCGTAGTAATCTAGACCTCCTCGATCGGCGAGGTGCTAGTAAAGAATGA
- a CDS encoding type 2 isopentenyl-diphosphate Delta-isomerase → MDSSQFVALDPALVCHDVVLGRGAVHALSSDAVMVSFRASPLPLDTASGTLSVTFGEEHQFALRWQGVQKTSDDGRMRVSIVSADRVHLADLMTLVRKNQHINICASQDVEASDRYTGLEEITLLPCALPELDWSELDTSTWFLGHRFKLPLLVTGMTGGLARGADINLRLARAAAACGIPMGVGSQRVALDNPDHAAIFTVKKTVPDLFLIGNIGIAQLLSADAVSLCQRAVEMIEADALAIHVNVLQEVIQVEGDRNFRGVLAKIAAVARALSVPLLIKEVGVGLDPITAQRLIEAGVAALDCGGKGGTSWSLIEGERASSPVTRAVARTYRDFGIPTAVSLAAIRAALPHVSLAATGGVRDGLMVAKACALGANVCGIGLPLLRAALLSEQAVHEELTTFAQGLRIAMIATGATSLSDLARRAHRSEQFFTLVDRYTATEPVSRSTPRY, encoded by the coding sequence ATGGATAGCAGCCAATTCGTCGCCCTTGATCCAGCCCTAGTTTGTCACGATGTCGTGCTCGGACGTGGGGCGGTGCACGCCTTGTCCAGCGATGCCGTGATGGTGAGTTTCCGCGCCTCACCGCTACCTCTAGATACCGCCAGCGGCACGCTAAGCGTCACCTTTGGTGAGGAGCACCAGTTCGCTCTCAGGTGGCAGGGGGTGCAAAAAACCTCCGATGACGGCCGCATGCGCGTGAGCATCGTATCTGCGGATCGCGTGCACTTAGCCGACCTCATGACTCTGGTGCGAAAAAATCAGCACATCAACATCTGCGCGTCCCAAGATGTCGAGGCTAGCGACCGCTACACGGGACTTGAAGAGATCACGCTCCTGCCCTGTGCCCTGCCTGAGTTGGACTGGAGCGAGCTCGACACGTCGACGTGGTTCCTTGGTCATCGCTTCAAACTACCGCTTCTCGTTACCGGCATGACCGGTGGACTAGCGCGTGGCGCTGACATCAATTTACGGCTCGCGCGGGCTGCGGCCGCCTGCGGCATCCCAATGGGAGTGGGGTCGCAGCGGGTGGCATTAGATAATCCGGATCACGCGGCCATCTTCACCGTGAAGAAAACGGTACCAGACCTATTTCTCATCGGTAACATCGGCATCGCCCAACTACTCAGCGCCGATGCTGTATCGCTTTGTCAACGCGCTGTGGAGATGATCGAGGCCGATGCTCTGGCCATTCATGTCAACGTGCTGCAAGAGGTCATTCAAGTCGAAGGCGATCGTAACTTTCGCGGCGTCCTCGCCAAGATTGCCGCTGTCGCGCGGGCTCTTTCGGTACCTCTGTTGATCAAAGAGGTCGGTGTAGGACTCGATCCTATCACGGCGCAGAGACTTATTGAGGCGGGCGTTGCGGCTTTAGACTGTGGCGGCAAGGGTGGTACGTCGTGGAGTCTCATCGAGGGTGAACGGGCGTCGTCACCGGTGACCCGCGCTGTGGCGCGCACCTATCGCGACTTCGGCATTCCCACAGCCGTCTCGCTCGCGGCCATTCGTGCGGCATTGCCGCATGTATCACTGGCGGCTACTGGCGGTGTGCGGGATGGCTTGATGGTGGCTAAAGCTTGCGCACTCGGCGCGAATGTTTGCGGCATCGGACTGCCACTACTCAGAGCAGCGCTCCTCAGCGAACAGGCTGTGCACGAGGAGCTCACAACCTTCGCCCAGGGTTTACGCATTGCCATGATTGCGACCGGCGCCACTTCGCTGAGCGATCTGGCCCGGCGTGCCCATCGTTCCGAGCAGTTTTTCACTTTGGTCGACCGGTACACCGCAACGGAACCGGTCAGTCGTAGCACCCCCCGTTACTGA
- a CDS encoding ABC transporter substrate-binding protein, with amino-acid sequence MTKTSISIAYSPDTDDAFMVHALRAGLIDTGAYEFTFTAADIQQLNQAAKDGVYDVTAISIAAYPGLAAEYLLMPIGASIGDDFGPAIIVKPGSHIEQPSQLQHRKIAVPGLQTSAYFAARGLIGAFTAVPMSFLDIGDAVLSGAVDAGILIHELQLNCEQRGLKKIGDLGLMWSERYHLPLPLGANAIKRNLGADVITDVTAIMRRSIEVGLTNRHATLVEAMKSSKADLDLTGGEKYISMYVNRRSLALQTDVREAITQLFAIGADSGLCGPISLSDAIYE; translated from the coding sequence ATGACAAAAACATCCATCTCGATTGCCTATAGTCCGGATACCGATGATGCCTTTATGGTGCATGCACTGAGAGCTGGACTCATCGATACCGGGGCCTATGAGTTTACGTTTACCGCTGCCGATATCCAGCAGCTCAATCAAGCAGCCAAAGACGGCGTCTACGATGTCACGGCGATTAGTATCGCTGCCTATCCTGGACTCGCCGCAGAATATCTACTGATGCCAATTGGAGCCAGTATCGGTGACGATTTTGGCCCTGCGATTATTGTCAAACCAGGCAGTCATATTGAACAACCTAGCCAGCTACAGCATCGTAAAATCGCCGTGCCTGGCCTACAAACCTCAGCTTATTTTGCCGCGCGAGGCCTGATCGGCGCGTTTACAGCTGTGCCCATGAGCTTTCTCGACATCGGCGATGCGGTGCTCTCTGGCGCGGTTGACGCGGGCATTTTGATCCACGAGCTACAACTCAACTGCGAACAACGCGGCCTGAAAAAAATTGGCGATTTAGGGCTTATGTGGAGTGAGCGCTACCATCTGCCACTACCACTTGGCGCCAATGCTATTAAACGAAATCTCGGTGCTGACGTGATCACTGATGTGACGGCCATCATGCGCCGTAGCATTGAGGTGGGGTTGACCAATCGTCACGCCACTTTGGTCGAGGCCATGAAATCGTCAAAAGCTGACTTAGACCTCACGGGTGGCGAGAAATATATTTCCATGTACGTAAATCGTCGCAGTCTGGCTCTGCAAACCGATGTGCGCGAGGCTATCACGCAGCTTTTTGCCATCGGTGCTGACAGCGGACTTTGTGGCCCGATAAGCCTCAGCGATGCGATATACGAATAA